Proteins found in one Megachile rotundata isolate GNS110a chromosome 14, iyMegRotu1, whole genome shotgun sequence genomic segment:
- the LOC100878872 gene encoding uncharacterized protein LOC100878872, with translation MVALLSLLRSDYKQQQHHHQQQQQQQQQQQQHSLQQLQQGIKKSRCSSSSMMATARSGVVLSSRRVSGSNAGDNKDIKNYDSGNDTGGRSSTREVVFPDSFEVLPQPRDLSVIYMGVPHEQQRKFRCRFCGKGYRWKSTMRRHEMVECGGKPPAFQCPECPYKARQRGNLTVHYKRHHQKIEYDEGA, from the coding sequence ATGGTTGCGTTACTGTCGTTGTTACGCTCGGATTACAAGCAGCAGCAGCATCATcatcaacagcagcagcagcagcagcagcaacagcaacaacactCGCTTCAACAGCTGCAACAGGGAATCAAGAAGAGTCGGTGTTCGAGTTCGAGCATGATGGCTACGGCGAGAAGCGGCGTGGTTTTGTCGAGTAGACGCGTGAGTGGCAGCAATGCCGGAGACAACAAAGACATTAAAAATTACGACAGCGGAAACGACACCGGTGGTCGTAGTTCTACTCGCGAAGTCGTGTTTCCCGATTCTTTCGAAGTTTTGCCGCAACCGCGCGATCTGAGCGTGATTTACATGGGCGTGCCGCACGAGCAACAACGCAAGTTCAGGTGCCGGTTTTGCGGCAAAGGTTATCGATGGAAAAGCACGATGCGCCGTCACGAGATGGTCGAGTGCGGTGGAAAACCTCCTGCTTTTCAATGTCCCGAGTGCCCGTACAAGGCCAGGCAGCGGGGCAATCTGACGGTGCACTACAAGCGACATCATCAAAAGATCGAATACGACGAGGGCGCGTAA